The nucleotide window CCTAATAACAACGGAGCAAAAATGCCGTCACGTCAACAACAAGCCAACGCCATTCGCGCGTTAAGTATGGATGCAGTGCAAAAAGCTAAATCAGGTCACCCAGGCGCGCCTATGGGTATGGCTGATATCGCTCAAGTATTGTGGTGTGATCACCTCAAGCACAACCCAACAAACCCAAACTGGGCCGATCGAGATCGATTTGTGTTGTCAAACGGTCACGGTTCCATGTTGATTTATTCCCTTCTGCATCTTACCGGCTATGATGTGAGCATTGAGGATTTACAAAGTTTCCGTCAATTACACTCAAAAACGCCAGGTCACCCTGAGTATGGTTACACGGCAGGTGTCGAAACGACGACAGGTCCACTGGGTCAAGGTATCACCAACGCAGTTGGTTTTGCTATTGCTGAAAAAACCTTAGCAGCACAATTTAACCGACCTGGTTTTGATGTTGTTGATCATCATACCTGGGTATTTTTAGGTGACGGCTGTTTGATGGAAGGTATTTCTCATGAAGCCTGTTCATTAGCCGGCACATTAGGCCTCGGCAAATTAATTGCTTTTTGGGATGACAATGGCATTTCAATAGATGGCCATGTTGAAGGTTGGTTTTCTGATGATACGCCTGCGCGTTTTGAAGCCTACGGCTGGCACGTGGTTCGTGATGTAGATGGCCACGATCCTGAACAAATTGAAGCGGCGATCCAAGCGGCTAAACAAGAAACAGGCAAACCGACCCTTATTTGCAGCAAAACCGTTATTGGTTATGGTTCACCAAATAAAAGTGGCAGCCACGATTGTCACGGTGCCCCACTTGGCGAAGACGAAATTCAAGCGGCACGTGAATTTTTAGGCTGGCAACACGCCCCATTTATGGTTCCTGACGATATCAAATCTGCATGGGACGCATCGTCACAAGGCGCGGATAACGAAGCGAATTGGAATCAGCTATTTGCTAGCTACCAACAAGCTCATCCAGAACTGGCAAAAGAGTTTACGCGCCGCACAAAAGGTGAACTACCAGAAAATTGGCAGCGACATACCCAAGACTACATTGCAACCTTGCAGGCAAATCCTGATAATGTTGCGACTCGTAAAGCAAGTCAAAATTGTCTTGAAGCATACGGTCCTGTATTACCAGAATTTATTGGTGGTTCGGCAGATTTAGCCGGTTCAAACCTGACATTGTGGTCAGGCTCTAAAGGCATTAGTGCTGAAGACCCATCTGGCAACTACCTATTTTACGGTGTACGTGAATTTGGTATGTCCGCCATTATGAACGGTATTTCTTTGCACGGTGGATTTGTACCTTACGGTGCGACCTTCTTAATGTTCATGGAATATGCTCGCAATGCGGTACGTATGGCGGCACTGATGAAACAACGTAATATCTTTGTTTATACCCATGACTCTATTGGTTTAGGTGAAGACGGCCCGACCCACCAACCGGTTGAGCAGCTTGCGTCATTGCGCGTGACACCGAATCTATACAACTGGCGTCCATGTGATGCGGTTGAATCGGCGGTTGCTTGGAAGCGCGCAATCGAACGCACTGAAGGTCCAACAACCTTGACCTTCACTCGCCAAGGCCTGCAGCAGCAACAGCGTGATGCCGAGCAATTGGCAAATATCGAGCGCGGTGGCTATATTCTTAAAGATTGTGGCGAAAAGCCGGATCTCATCTTTATCGCAACCGGTTCTGAAGTTGAACTTGCGATGGCAGCCAGCGAACAATTAGCAGGTTACAACGTGCGCGTTGTGTCAATGCCTTGTACAGACGCATTCGATGAACAAAGCGCCGAATACCGTGAGTCGGTATTGCCAAGTGATGTAACCGCACGAGTTGCTGTTGAAGCCGGAATCGCTGATTACTGGTACAAGTATGTTGGCTTTGATGGCCGCATCATAGGCATGACAACCTTTGGTGAGTCAGCGCCTGCTAACGAACTTTTTGAAATGTTCGGTTTTACCGTTGAAAACGTAGTAAATACCGCTCGCGAATTACTGGACTAACGGATACCGGCCGGGCTCTCACCCGGCTGATTAACCAATGACAATAAAAATTGCAATAAATGGCTTTGGTCGAATTGGCCGAAGCATTCTCAGATCACTCTATGAAACCGGTCGAAACGACCAGTTTACTGTGGTCGCTATCAATGAACTAGCCAAGCCAGAAGGCATTGCTCATCTATTAAAATACGATACCAATCATGGCCGTTTTGCGTTTGATGTTCGCTATGAAAACGAGCACCTTTATGTTGCTGGCGACGAAATTGCCCTGCTTCATCAACAAGACAGCAAAAAGCTACCGTGGGATAAATACGATGTTGATATCGTTTTAGAATGTACCGGTATTTATAAAGATAGAGCCCACGCCGCAATTCACCTGGAGCGTGGCGCGAAAAAAGTATTGTTCTCGCAACCGGCACAAAACGATGTTGATAAGACCATCATCTATGGCATTAATCAGCAACAACTAACCGAGTCAGACGTTATTGTCTCCAATGGTTCTTGCACCACCAACTGTATTGTTCCGGTGATACAGGTGCTCGATCAAGCCTTTGGTGTGGAAAGTGGCACCATTACCACCATTCATTCATCTATGCACGATCAGCAAGTTATCGATGCCTATCATGATGATTTACGTCTGTCCCGTGCTGCTAGCCAATCGATTATCCCTGTGGATACCAAATTAGCCGCAGGAATTGAGCGAATTTTACCGAAATTTTCCGGCCGCTTTGAGGCAATTGCGGTACGAGTACCTACAATTAATGTTACGGCAATGGATCTGAGTGTCACCTTAAATACCGACGTCGATATCGATAGCGTCAATGATGCGATCAGCAATGCGCTAGACGGGCCATTGCAGGGTATTTTGGGTTTTACCAAAGAACCTTTGGTATCAAGTGATTTTAATCATGACCCACACTCATCGATTGTTGATGGAAATTCGACCCGCGTCAGTCATAAGCGCCTAGTCAAACTTTTGGTTTGGTGTGACAACGAGTGGGGGTTTGCAAATCGCATGCTTGATACCGCCTGGTGCATGCATTACTGCAAACAATAACAACAGTTAACTGAAACTAACTAAATACGCAAACGGAGTCTAACTATGTCAGTGATCAAAATGACTGATTTGGATTTAACCAGTAAACGCGTTCTGATCCGTGAAGATCTGAATGTGCCAATTAAAGATGGCGTCATTACCTCTGATGCTCGTTTGAAAGCCGCATTACCAACCATTAAAAACGCCTTAGCCCAAAACGCTAAAGTCATGGTTATGTCACACCTAGGTCGCCCTGTTGAAGGTGAGTTTGATAGCCAATTTTCAATGCAAGTAGTCGCTGACTACTTAAGCAAAGCGCTTGCTATGCCGGTTCGACTTGCCGCTGATTACCTTGACGGTATCGACGTTGCAGACGGCGAATTAGTTATTTTCGAAAACGTTCGCTTTAATGTGGGCGAAAAGAAAAACGATGAAGGCTTAGCCAAAAAAATGGCGGCACTTTGTGATGTGTATGTCATGGATGCTTTTGGTACCGCCCACAGAGCACAAGCCAGTACTCATGGCGTAGGTCAATTTGCGCCTGTCGCGTGTGCAGGTCCATTACTTGCAGGTGAGCTCGACGCGCTTGGTAAAGCGTTAGATAACCCTAAGCGCCCTCTTGTTGCGATTGTTGGTGGCTCAAAGGTGTCAACCAAACTGACCGTATTAGAGTCTTTAGCAACCGTCGTTGATCAATTAGTGGTTGGTGGTGGTATTGCCAATACCTTTATTGCCGCTGCAGGTCATGGCGTCGGTAAATCACTGTACGAAGCGGATTTACTTGATGAGGCAAACCGCTTAACCGCCAATGCTAAAGCCAATAACGGCGACATTCCGGTACCGACCGATGTTGTTGTTGGTAAAGAGTTTTCCGAGAGCGCTGTAGCGACATTAAAAGCCGTTGCCGACGTTGAAGCGGACGATATGATTTTTGATATTGGTCCTGATTCAGCCAGTGCACTGGCGGATATTCTTGAAAATGCCGGAACCATCGTTTGGAACGGCCCTGTTGGTGTGTTTGAATTTGATCAATTTGGCGAAGGCACAAAAGCAATCGCTCAAGCCATTGCCAACTCAAGCGCCTTTTCTATCGCCGGTGGTGGTGACACCTTAGCAGCTGTTGATAAATATCACATCGCTGACAAAGTGTCTTACATTTCTACCGGTGGCGGCGCCTTCCTTGAATTCCTCGAAGGCAAAAAACTTCCAGCGGTTGCTATGCTTGAAGAACGAGCAGCAAACGCTTAAATCTAAAGGGCCAGTACAGCTGGCCCTCATTATAAAAATCGATATTACAACTTGAACTATAATAATCGCATGGCAAGTAAAATTGTGACATGCATCTATCACACAAATAAGGAGTGTTGATAATGGCTTTAATTTCAATGCGTCAAATGCTGGATCATGCAGCAGAGCATGGCTACGGTATCCCAGCATTTAATGTCAATAATCTCGAGCAGGTTCGTGCCATCATGTTAGCGGCATCTGATACCGACAGCCCGGTCATATTGCAAGCATCAGCAGGTGCTCGTAAGTATGCTGGCGCCCCATTTTTGCGTCATTTGATTCAAGCAGCTGTTGAGGAATTTCCAAATATTCCGGTTGTTATGCACCAAGATCACGGTACATCACCGGCCATTTGTCAGCGCTCTATACAGTTAGGTTTCTCATCAGTAATGATGGACGGCTCTTTAATGGAAGATGGTAAAACACCATCGAGTTATGAATACAATGTAGATGTTACCCGTCAAGCTGTGGCGATGGCCCACGCGTGTGGTGTATCGGTTGAAGGTGAACTAGGTTGCCTAGGTTCGCTTGAAACTGGTATGGCTGGTGAGGAAGACGGCGTTGGTGCAGAAGGCGTATTAAGTCACGATCAACTGTTAACGGATCCAGAAGAAGCGGCTGACTTTGTTAAAAAAACCAATGTCGATGCATTGGCTATTGCCTGTGGTACCTCACATGGTGCCTATAAATTTACTCGTCCACCAACTGGCGATATCTTAGCGATTGATCGTATTAAGGCGATCCATGAGCGTATCCCGAACACCCATTTGGTTATGCACGGTTCGTCGTCCGTACCGCAAGAATGGTTAGCGGTGATCAATGAGTTTGGTGGTAATATTCCTGAAACCTACGGTGTTCCTGTCGAGCAAATTCAAGAAGGCATCAAAAACGGTGTACGCAAGGTCAATATTGATACAGACTTACGTCTTGCATCAACCGGTGCTATCCGTCGTTTTATGGCGCAAAATCAATCGGAATTTGACCCTCGTAAATATTTAAAAGCCAGTACCGATGCAATGTACGAGATTTGTAAGGCTCGTTATGAAGCATTTAATACCGCAGGTAACGCAAGCAAAATTAAGCCAATTTCGCTTGAAACTATGTTTGCTCGTTACGAAAACGGTGAACTTAAAGCTGTTGTAAAATAAGCAAATACACATCTATTAATTTAAAAGGGAGCTGAGCTCCCTTTTTTGTTGCAAAAAATACTGCTTTGTCGTGTTCTATTCGACGCTGTAATTCTATATAATCGCTGCAGGATTAATAAAAACAAAGCCAGATACCAAGCGATGTATAATCCTACATGCAGTAAATCGCATAACCATATTTTCATAGAAAAATAACAATCTTAAGCGCTTAACATGAACAAAAAAGTCCCCATTTCTTTGCTTGCATTGTTCTCGCCATTGCTGCTAGCTGCAGAGCAATCGAGTAATGCAGAAGCCATTGACGCGATAGTTGATGCGCTAAATCAAAAACAACAGCCTGAGTGTTATCACTTTACAGACGAAGTGCCACCGGAAGAGTTTATTGGATTTCCCGAGTGTGACTTAACGCCGTCTAAACTAACCGGCTCTGTCGAAGTTGGTGCGTTTTTTAACACCAGTGACAATGACTACTTTATTGCCAAAGCGCGCTCTGATTTAAATCATGAAGTGGGGAAGCTGAGAACCAATTGGATTTTAGATGTATTCGGCCGTAAGTCAGAAGTCGAAGATGATGTAACCGGTAAAAAGCGATACGAAACAACCGACCAAAAATGGCTAACCTCCCTGCAAAGTAACTACACCTTAGAAGAAGGTGGCCGTAACTATCTGTTTGGCTATGGCTCTTATGAGGCTGACCGATTTAATGGTTTTGATTACCAAGCCGCGGTCGCTGCCGGTTGGGGTCGTCGCTGGTATGAAACCGATATTGCCTATTTTGATGCGGAAATTGGTCCGGGTTTCAAAGTCGATGAGATTGCTGAAACCGATGACCATAACAACCGTACTGAGACGTCGACCATTGTTCGTACCGCAGCAACCTATGAACGCCGTATTTATCAGACCATGGAATTTAAACAAACCTTGAGTGCCGAGATTGCCACGAAAACAGGTGAAAACAGTAAATTAAAATCGGTCAGCTCGGTAACCACCAAACTGATCGAATCATTGGCTTTAAAATTTGCCTTTACTGTTGACCACAACACCAACGTCGATGGCGACATCGAAAAGACTCGTACTGAAACCTCACTGACTCTGGTATACAGTATCTAGTCCCCTCTGCGGTTGCCGGCAATATAATTTCTGTTGTCGGCCTCTTTATTATTCATAGCATTTATAGTTAAATAAGTGCTATGAATATAAATGATATAGATCTTAACTTACTGATCGCATTTGATGTTTTGCTCCGAG belongs to Thalassotalea sp. HSM 43 and includes:
- the tkt gene encoding transketolase; this encodes MPSRQQQANAIRALSMDAVQKAKSGHPGAPMGMADIAQVLWCDHLKHNPTNPNWADRDRFVLSNGHGSMLIYSLLHLTGYDVSIEDLQSFRQLHSKTPGHPEYGYTAGVETTTGPLGQGITNAVGFAIAEKTLAAQFNRPGFDVVDHHTWVFLGDGCLMEGISHEACSLAGTLGLGKLIAFWDDNGISIDGHVEGWFSDDTPARFEAYGWHVVRDVDGHDPEQIEAAIQAAKQETGKPTLICSKTVIGYGSPNKSGSHDCHGAPLGEDEIQAAREFLGWQHAPFMVPDDIKSAWDASSQGADNEANWNQLFASYQQAHPELAKEFTRRTKGELPENWQRHTQDYIATLQANPDNVATRKASQNCLEAYGPVLPEFIGGSADLAGSNLTLWSGSKGISAEDPSGNYLFYGVREFGMSAIMNGISLHGGFVPYGATFLMFMEYARNAVRMAALMKQRNIFVYTHDSIGLGEDGPTHQPVEQLASLRVTPNLYNWRPCDAVESAVAWKRAIERTEGPTTLTFTRQGLQQQQRDAEQLANIERGGYILKDCGEKPDLIFIATGSEVELAMAASEQLAGYNVRVVSMPCTDAFDEQSAEYRESVLPSDVTARVAVEAGIADYWYKYVGFDGRIIGMTTFGESAPANELFEMFGFTVENVVNTARELLD
- the epd gene encoding erythrose-4-phosphate dehydrogenase — translated: MTIKIAINGFGRIGRSILRSLYETGRNDQFTVVAINELAKPEGIAHLLKYDTNHGRFAFDVRYENEHLYVAGDEIALLHQQDSKKLPWDKYDVDIVLECTGIYKDRAHAAIHLERGAKKVLFSQPAQNDVDKTIIYGINQQQLTESDVIVSNGSCTTNCIVPVIQVLDQAFGVESGTITTIHSSMHDQQVIDAYHDDLRLSRAASQSIIPVDTKLAAGIERILPKFSGRFEAIAVRVPTINVTAMDLSVTLNTDVDIDSVNDAISNALDGPLQGILGFTKEPLVSSDFNHDPHSSIVDGNSTRVSHKRLVKLLVWCDNEWGFANRMLDTAWCMHYCKQ
- a CDS encoding phosphoglycerate kinase; this translates as MSVIKMTDLDLTSKRVLIREDLNVPIKDGVITSDARLKAALPTIKNALAQNAKVMVMSHLGRPVEGEFDSQFSMQVVADYLSKALAMPVRLAADYLDGIDVADGELVIFENVRFNVGEKKNDEGLAKKMAALCDVYVMDAFGTAHRAQASTHGVGQFAPVACAGPLLAGELDALGKALDNPKRPLVAIVGGSKVSTKLTVLESLATVVDQLVVGGGIANTFIAAAGHGVGKSLYEADLLDEANRLTANAKANNGDIPVPTDVVVGKEFSESAVATLKAVADVEADDMIFDIGPDSASALADILENAGTIVWNGPVGVFEFDQFGEGTKAIAQAIANSSAFSIAGGGDTLAAVDKYHIADKVSYISTGGGAFLEFLEGKKLPAVAMLEERAANA
- the fba gene encoding class II fructose-bisphosphate aldolase (catalyzes the reversible aldol condensation of dihydroxyacetonephosphate and glyceraldehyde 3-phosphate in the Calvin cycle, glycolysis, and/or gluconeogenesis), with the protein product MALISMRQMLDHAAEHGYGIPAFNVNNLEQVRAIMLAASDTDSPVILQASAGARKYAGAPFLRHLIQAAVEEFPNIPVVMHQDHGTSPAICQRSIQLGFSSVMMDGSLMEDGKTPSSYEYNVDVTRQAVAMAHACGVSVEGELGCLGSLETGMAGEEDGVGAEGVLSHDQLLTDPEEAADFVKKTNVDALAIACGTSHGAYKFTRPPTGDILAIDRIKAIHERIPNTHLVMHGSSSVPQEWLAVINEFGGNIPETYGVPVEQIQEGIKNGVRKVNIDTDLRLASTGAIRRFMAQNQSEFDPRKYLKASTDAMYEICKARYEAFNTAGNASKIKPISLETMFARYENGELKAVVK
- a CDS encoding DUF481 domain-containing protein, which translates into the protein MNKKVPISLLALFSPLLLAAEQSSNAEAIDAIVDALNQKQQPECYHFTDEVPPEEFIGFPECDLTPSKLTGSVEVGAFFNTSDNDYFIAKARSDLNHEVGKLRTNWILDVFGRKSEVEDDVTGKKRYETTDQKWLTSLQSNYTLEEGGRNYLFGYGSYEADRFNGFDYQAAVAAGWGRRWYETDIAYFDAEIGPGFKVDEIAETDDHNNRTETSTIVRTAATYERRIYQTMEFKQTLSAEIATKTGENSKLKSVSSVTTKLIESLALKFAFTVDHNTNVDGDIEKTRTETSLTLVYSI